The stretch of DNA AGATTTGGTTTATTTAGGCATTAATATTGTTCCAGATCAAAACGATTATGTCATCCCTTTTATGAAATCGAGCGGTTATAGCTTTATCCCATTAGAGGATTATCCCGATCGTGACAAAGGAAATCTTGATAACCGCGGCGCTGCACCAATGAACTTTATTATAGACCGTAATGGTAATTTGATGTTTTCTAATTTCAGAACAAATGAACATAATCAAGACGTATTGGAAGAGATGATCGCTTCACTTCTAAATAGAGATAACGGTTGATTGTATAAGACCTCAACTCTATGGTATTTTGATCTAATTTTCAGATTTTTCACTTATCTGTAGATTAAGCAACTTAAAATTTAACTAGAATTTAAGAAACCTAAGATAAGGGTATCTTGCAAAGTTTATGACATATAAATAACAATAGAAAAATGAAAAAATCAATTTACATAATAATATTGACCATTTTCAGCTTCAGCTGTAAAGAAATACCAACTAAGAAAAACAAAACTGTAATATTAAAAGGCTCTATAGTTAATTACGATCAAGACACCTTGTATATGGGCAATGTATCTTCAAAGTTTATGCTTTTTAAAGAAGATATTCAATCCTTTCCATTACAAGATAAAACAGATTTTGAGTACCGCTTTGAATTAGATAAGCCAACCTATTTTCAAATAGGACGTACTTTTTTATACCTGTCTCCTGGCGATAGTTTAGTTGTTAATCTAGATACCAGAGATCGTACTTATGCTTCTTTTAGTGGAAAAGGGGCAGAAGCCAACAACTATTTAAGAAATGTACCTTATCCAAAAGGTGGATCTTTTTGGGGAGACAGAGACATCTCTTCAAAAATAAAGACCTTTGAGGACATGCCTGAAGCATTTAAACAATCGATAGATAATCGTATGTTGGAACTTAATGGTTTAACCAATGTTTCAGAAGATTTTAAACGATTGGAAAAGGCCCGTAGTAAATTCGACTATGTCAACTCATTGAACAACTTGTTCTATTTATATTATGGAAAAGTGAGAAAGGGTGAAATGACTCAAGAAGAGATGAATGTGAAAATTGAAGAAGCAAACAAATACCTTATACCATTTAAAAAGCCTTTTTTAGACGATTTTAATGATACAAATTATTTGCAATTAGAAGTGTTTCAATCTTTATTATATTCATTAAAAGAAAAAGATTTTAAGACTATACATGAACTTCCTGCATTGAATACCATTTTACAGGATTACCTTGTAACCAATGAACTTGTAAACACGTTAAAATTTAATGG from Flavivirga spongiicola encodes:
- a CDS encoding TlpA family protein disulfide reductase, giving the protein MKKSIYIIILTIFSFSCKEIPTKKNKTVILKGSIVNYDQDTLYMGNVSSKFMLFKEDIQSFPLQDKTDFEYRFELDKPTYFQIGRTFLYLSPGDSLVVNLDTRDRTYASFSGKGAEANNYLRNVPYPKGGSFWGDRDISSKIKTFEDMPEAFKQSIDNRMLELNGLTNVSEDFKRLEKARSKFDYVNSLNNLFYLYYGKVRKGEMTQEEMNVKIEEANKYLIPFKKPFLDDFNDTNYLQLEVFQSLLYSLKEKDFKTIHELPALNTILQDYLVTNELVNTLKFNGYSNQIGDQLKEGIQEVTNQDYRAVLQNLQAEYETITKGNPASDLTFTKLDGNTIKLSDYKGKVIVLDLWATWCGPCMKEKPFFEDLEKVYHRNNNVELISLSIDTEKVWRGYFEKNEVVGNQLQINRSQLSDYKVAGIPRFFVIDKNFNIVDVFAPLPSSGELEKLINKYI